From Neobacillus sp. PS2-9, the proteins below share one genomic window:
- a CDS encoding phosphatase PAP2 family protein, with translation MTRELLELFYGFDCRVLQKVNHHFDKKLLNLFFRLVTRLGGADLTIASTLILILLSSGEAKLTAISSALALSASHIPVHILKEVLPRRRPYVKIEKTKTHENPLQDPSFPSGHTTAILSVVTPYILFVPNLSFILIPIAVLEGISRIYLGLHYPSDVLAGAFLGTLTGVITFCILCI, from the coding sequence ATGACTAGAGAACTACTTGAATTGTTTTATGGCTTTGATTGTCGAGTGCTGCAGAAGGTAAATCACCATTTTGATAAAAAGCTATTAAATCTCTTTTTTCGTTTGGTCACACGTTTAGGAGGAGCAGATCTTACAATCGCTTCAACATTGATTCTCATTCTTTTATCATCAGGAGAGGCCAAATTAACGGCTATCAGCAGCGCACTGGCATTATCAGCGAGTCATATACCTGTCCATATTTTGAAAGAGGTACTCCCGCGGAGAAGACCATATGTAAAGATTGAAAAAACAAAAACTCATGAAAATCCATTACAAGACCCTTCTTTTCCTTCGGGGCATACAACAGCTATTTTATCCGTTGTAACACCCTACATCTTATTTGTACCCAACCTATCCTTTATCTTAATCCCTATTGCAGTCCTTGAGGGCATATCAAGAATTTACCTCGGCTTACACTACCCATCAGACGTCCTAGCAGGTGCCTTCCTCGGAACACTAACTGGAGTTATCACCTTTTGCATTTTATGTATCTAA
- a CDS encoding ribonuclease J: MTNQNTLSIFALGGINEIGKNMYVVQYADDIIIIDCGGKFPDESLLGIDLIIPDITYLEENREKIRALVVTHGHEDHIGGVPYFLKKLNVPIYATNFTLGLIELKLEEHRLMRDTKLIPVNADSKLEFGQVQVSFFKVSHSIPDCLGIVLHTPEGNVVHTGDFKFDLTPANNQYADIHKMAEIGRKGVLALISESTNAERTGLTPSERMVGSHMDEAFMKAEGKIIVSTFASNVNRVQQVVDSAIKTNRKLALLGRSMVNVVDVAIERGYLNVPEGMLIEPREVDRLAPEKVAILCTGSQGEPLAALSRLSSGNYRDVAIYPGDTVVLAASPIPGNEKDVSRIIDNLFQLGAKVIYGSGSTTGMHVSGHGYQEDLKLMLTLMQPTYFIPIHGEYRMLHHHRMLAESIGVEKNNTFIIKNGDVVDIENGAARQTRKVPSGDTYVDGISVGDVGAIVLRDRKQLSEDGMLVVVLTLSKAERKIISGPDTITRGFVFVKNSEDLIKEVNQLVRKTVNDLQDENVRQWNIIKQNIKKSVGQYLFAQTKRKPMILPIIIEI; the protein is encoded by the coding sequence TTGACTAATCAAAATACCCTATCCATTTTCGCTTTAGGCGGAATCAATGAAATCGGAAAAAACATGTATGTAGTTCAATATGCAGATGATATTATCATTATCGACTGCGGTGGTAAGTTTCCCGATGAGAGTCTATTAGGGATTGACTTGATTATCCCCGATATAACCTATTTAGAAGAAAATAGAGAAAAGATACGCGCTTTAGTGGTCACTCATGGACACGAGGATCATATCGGCGGCGTTCCTTACTTTTTAAAAAAATTAAATGTACCGATCTATGCCACCAATTTCACCTTAGGGCTAATCGAATTAAAGTTAGAGGAGCACCGGCTGATGAGGGATACGAAGCTCATCCCTGTTAACGCTGATTCAAAACTTGAGTTCGGGCAAGTTCAGGTTTCATTTTTTAAAGTAAGCCACAGCATCCCTGACTGTCTTGGGATTGTGCTTCACACACCTGAAGGAAATGTCGTTCATACAGGCGACTTCAAATTTGACCTGACACCTGCTAATAACCAATATGCGGATATTCATAAAATGGCTGAGATTGGTCGAAAGGGTGTGTTGGCCTTGATATCAGAAAGTACCAATGCCGAGCGAACTGGACTCACCCCTTCTGAACGAATGGTAGGCAGTCATATGGACGAAGCTTTTATGAAGGCAGAAGGGAAAATTATAGTTTCTACGTTTGCTTCGAATGTGAATCGGGTACAGCAGGTTGTTGATTCGGCCATCAAGACGAACCGCAAGCTTGCCTTACTTGGCCGGAGCATGGTAAATGTCGTAGATGTGGCGATCGAACGAGGGTATTTAAATGTTCCAGAGGGAATGCTGATTGAGCCGCGTGAGGTCGACCGATTAGCTCCAGAAAAAGTAGCGATCCTTTGTACAGGGAGTCAAGGAGAACCACTGGCTGCACTTTCACGACTTTCTAGCGGCAACTACCGGGATGTCGCCATTTACCCTGGGGATACGGTCGTTTTAGCTGCCTCTCCGATACCGGGTAATGAAAAGGATGTATCACGAATTATCGACAACCTGTTTCAACTTGGGGCTAAAGTCATTTATGGCTCTGGCAGCACCACAGGTATGCATGTGTCCGGCCATGGCTATCAGGAAGACTTGAAGCTGATGCTCACCTTAATGCAGCCTACGTATTTCATTCCGATCCACGGTGAATATCGCATGCTGCATCATCATCGCATGTTAGCCGAATCGATTGGAGTAGAGAAAAACAATACCTTTATTATTAAAAATGGCGATGTGGTCGATATCGAAAACGGAGCGGCACGCCAGACTCGAAAGGTGCCATCAGGAGATACGTATGTAGATGGCATAAGCGTCGGCGATGTTGGTGCGATTGTATTACGCGACCGAAAGCAGCTATCTGAGGATGGAATGCTGGTCGTTGTTTTAACATTAAGTAAGGCCGAGCGAAAAATCATTTCTGGGCCTGATACGATAACTCGTGGGTTCGTATTTGTAAAAAATTCCGAGGATCTAATCAAGGAAGTGAACCAGCTCGTTCGAAAAACAGTCAATGATCTACAAGATGAAAATGTCCGCCAATGGAATATCATCAAACAAAACATTAAGAAATCCGTTGGCCAATACCTATTCGCTCAAACCAAAAGAAAACCAATGATATTACCTATCATCATTGAAATATAA
- a CDS encoding NRDE family protein → MCLILFAYKIHPQCPLIVAANRDEFYRRPTAPIHYWEDDPTILAGRDLEKMGTWMGVTTSGRFAALTNYRNPKEVTTGKQSRGELVANALKYNGDLKEYMQGLDNRKQQYPGYNLLAGDAKELYYYSNNGQELQKLEPGIYGVSNHLLNTEWPKVERGKEGLSQIITGARENLVEELMLLLQHADPALDESLPNTGVSLEWERLLSPLFIQSEHYGTRSSTVLLLSVKEMEYVERVFSDGEVSERSYKVDL, encoded by the coding sequence ATGTGTTTAATATTATTTGCTTACAAGATTCATCCACAATGTCCATTGATTGTCGCCGCTAACCGTGATGAATTTTATCGGCGTCCTACTGCACCCATTCACTACTGGGAGGACGATCCTACCATCCTTGCAGGCCGGGATTTAGAGAAGATGGGTACGTGGATGGGAGTTACCACTTCTGGAAGATTTGCAGCGTTAACTAATTATCGCAATCCAAAGGAAGTAACCACAGGTAAGCAATCCCGCGGGGAATTAGTGGCAAATGCTTTAAAATATAATGGCGATTTGAAGGAGTACATGCAGGGGTTAGATAATCGTAAACAGCAGTATCCAGGTTATAACTTATTAGCGGGTGATGCGAAAGAGCTCTATTATTATTCAAATAATGGGCAGGAGCTTCAAAAGCTGGAGCCTGGCATCTATGGTGTCAGTAACCATTTGTTAAATACGGAATGGCCGAAGGTGGAAAGAGGAAAGGAAGGTCTGTCCCAAATCATCACAGGGGCTCGAGAAAACCTGGTTGAGGAGTTAATGTTGCTTCTTCAACATGCAGATCCTGCCCTAGATGAATCTCTTCCAAACACAGGCGTATCGTTAGAGTGGGAAAGGTTACTTTCTCCATTGTTTATTCAAAGCGAACACTATGGGACACGGAGTTCAACCGTTTTATTATTATCGGTAAAAGAAATGGAATATGTGGAGCGGGTATTTTCTGATGGAGAGGTAAGTGAACGGAGCTATAAGGTGGACCTTTAA
- a CDS encoding mechanosensitive ion channel family protein yields MSMDSFVLAFSMSALDYDMLKDLGISIGILLVFILFRNLFTKYVFQLILKLSRKTPTDFFTQIFLSFERPLGWAFIIVGLYVAMDYFPFVEQHNALFLKFLRSMVIVLITWGLFNLSSPTSGILISVNQKINNKIDLILLPFISRTIRVILIAISITIIGQEFNYDVNGLVAGLGLGGLAFALAAKEAVGNLIGGIVIVTEKPFSIGEWILTPSVEGTVEDINFRSTKVRTFSQALVTVPNSTLANEPITNWSRMGKRRINFHLGINYKTTKDQIVRVVQRIEDMLKEHEDIHPDTIMVAFDHYNDSSLDILIYFFTNTIVWAEHVRIKHDINLEIMGILEEEGVEVAFPSRTIYVKPEANEVFQTVGSLD; encoded by the coding sequence ATGTCTATGGATTCATTTGTACTGGCTTTTTCAATGTCGGCATTAGACTATGATATGTTAAAAGATTTGGGGATTTCTATCGGGATTTTGCTGGTGTTTATCCTATTTAGAAACCTATTTACTAAGTATGTGTTTCAGTTGATTCTAAAGCTGTCTAGAAAAACACCAACTGACTTCTTTACACAAATCTTTTTAAGTTTTGAACGTCCTTTAGGATGGGCTTTTATCATCGTAGGTTTGTATGTGGCAATGGATTACTTCCCGTTTGTCGAACAACATAATGCGTTGTTTTTAAAATTTTTACGATCAATGGTTATTGTGTTGATTACTTGGGGATTGTTTAATTTGTCCTCACCTACTTCGGGGATCTTAATCAGTGTGAATCAGAAAATCAACAATAAAATAGATTTAATTCTGCTCCCGTTTATTTCAAGAACCATCCGTGTCATCCTGATTGCGATTAGTATCACGATTATTGGTCAGGAATTTAATTATGATGTAAATGGATTGGTAGCAGGTCTTGGTTTAGGGGGGCTGGCTTTTGCTTTAGCTGCAAAAGAAGCGGTAGGAAACCTAATTGGTGGAATCGTCATTGTCACAGAGAAACCTTTTTCAATTGGAGAATGGATTTTAACCCCTAGCGTGGAGGGGACAGTAGAAGATATAAATTTCCGAAGTACGAAAGTGAGAACATTTAGTCAAGCACTCGTTACCGTTCCCAATTCAACCCTTGCAAACGAACCGATTACCAACTGGAGTCGAATGGGAAAACGGCGGATCAATTTCCACCTAGGCATTAACTATAAAACGACGAAAGACCAAATTGTCAGAGTGGTTCAGAGGATCGAAGACATGTTAAAGGAGCATGAAGACATTCATCCGGATACGATCATGGTTGCATTTGATCATTATAATGATAGCAGTCTCGATATTCTTATCTATTTCTTCACCAATACGATTGTTTGGGCCGAACACGTGAGAATCAAACATGATATCAATTTAGAGATTATGGGAATTTTAGAGGAAGAGGGCGTAGAAGTTGCCTTCCCAAGCCGAACAATTTACGTCAAGCCAGAAGCAAATGAAGTATTTCAAACCGTGGGTTCTCTAGATTAG
- a CDS encoding DUF3934 domain-containing protein produces MSKAKAKAKSGIGRGTGKKGWNRWQTSANKAKNAKPYVSKGTKRAADAKNADQTSDK; encoded by the coding sequence ATGAGTAAAGCAAAAGCAAAAGCGAAAAGTGGAATAGGTAGGGGTACAGGTAAGAAAGGCTGGAACCGTTGGCAAACTAGCGCTAATAAAGCAAAAAACGCCAAGCCTTATGTCAGCAAAGGGACTAAAAGAGCAGCGGATGCAAAAAATGCTGATCAAACTTCCGATAAATAG
- a CDS encoding DedA family protein: protein MVQSLNHLIGHYGYFGIIIALIGGIVGLPIPDEVLLTFVGYNVFQEKMSYFPSLLCAFIGAFGGITLSYLLGIKLGLPFLHRFGPKLHITEERVNKTRKLFMKFGPFLLIIGYFIPGVRHVTAYLAGINNYSYKKFAIFAYLGAMTWCFTFITLGRVLGENWIHVGAYFSKYSFYLFFLFLLGCILFFTFRRKKRVLS, encoded by the coding sequence ATAGTGCAATCTTTGAATCATCTCATTGGACATTATGGATATTTTGGTATCATTATTGCTTTAATTGGTGGGATTGTAGGACTCCCCATACCGGATGAGGTTTTGCTTACTTTTGTTGGCTATAATGTTTTTCAGGAGAAAATGTCATATTTCCCCTCCCTTTTATGTGCTTTTATCGGTGCATTCGGCGGTATTACGCTAAGTTATCTTTTAGGGATTAAATTAGGTCTCCCATTCTTACACAGGTTTGGACCAAAGCTTCATATAACGGAAGAAAGAGTGAATAAAACTAGGAAATTATTTATGAAGTTCGGGCCCTTTCTGCTGATCATCGGCTACTTTATTCCTGGTGTAAGGCATGTGACGGCCTATCTTGCGGGGATTAATAATTACTCTTATAAAAAGTTTGCCATATTTGCTTATTTAGGTGCCATGACCTGGTGCTTTACGTTTATTACTCTTGGAAGAGTGTTAGGCGAAAATTGGATTCATGTCGGCGCCTATTTTTCTAAATATAGTTTCTATTTATTCTTCCTTTTCCTTCTTGGATGTATTTTATTTTTTACCTTTCGGAGGAAGAAAAGAGTTTTGAGCTAA
- a CDS encoding Cof-type HAD-IIB family hydrolase — protein MQKTIVFFDIDGTILNEDKVIPESTKTAIRLLQEKGIHTAIATGRVPKMFYWILKELNIDSYVAMNGQYVVFEGQEIYSNPIDSDILQSLSAMTSSNGHALAYCSHLDYKVSEPNHPFIESSFDSLMMAYPEVDPKYFKRWSIYQGHLYCEAQYEQMYAERFPEFSFVKWHDYAYDILPKGASKAVGIQKMLEALEMKMEHSYAFGDGLNDLEMLSTVGTGVAMGNAVPEAKAIANLVTTSNCNDGILHGLIQLGLLEEELAVN, from the coding sequence ATGCAAAAAACCATTGTATTTTTCGATATTGATGGAACGATTTTAAATGAAGATAAAGTGATTCCAGAGTCCACGAAGACTGCCATTCGTCTGCTTCAGGAAAAAGGAATTCATACGGCGATTGCTACTGGGCGGGTTCCCAAAATGTTTTATTGGATTCTGAAGGAATTAAATATTGATTCCTATGTAGCGATGAATGGACAGTATGTTGTGTTTGAGGGACAGGAGATTTACTCGAATCCTATTGATTCAGATATTCTGCAATCTTTATCGGCCATGACTTCAAGCAACGGTCATGCCTTAGCGTATTGCAGCCACCTGGACTACAAGGTAAGTGAACCAAACCATCCGTTTATAGAATCTAGCTTTGATTCTTTGATGATGGCATACCCTGAAGTGGATCCAAAGTATTTTAAGCGGTGGTCTATTTATCAAGGACATCTATACTGTGAAGCCCAATATGAACAAATGTATGCGGAACGTTTCCCGGAATTTAGTTTCGTGAAATGGCATGATTATGCGTACGACATCCTTCCAAAAGGAGCTTCCAAGGCCGTTGGTATTCAGAAGATGCTTGAGGCATTAGAGATGAAAATGGAGCATAGCTATGCCTTTGGAGATGGATTGAACGACTTGGAGATGCTTTCTACTGTGGGAACCGGAGTTGCTATGGGGAATGCCGTTCCTGAGGCAAAAGCAATTGCGAATTTAGTGACAACCTCTAATTGTAATGATGGCATCCTCCATGGATTGATTCAGCTTGGACTTTTAGAGGAAGAGCTTGCGGTCAATTAG
- a CDS encoding DinB family protein has product MMNYTRQTTLDAVKNLTVEELDFLFDEEANSIGMLLAHLASVERTYQIVTFENRDLTDEEESALNPALDLGKNARDQIKGNPLEYYLKKLEQVRNETIATFKTLPDEWLFEQAPFWWDRPANNYFKWFHVFEDELSHRGQIRLITKMFRKRKESIK; this is encoded by the coding sequence ATGATGAACTATACCAGGCAAACAACCTTAGATGCAGTAAAAAACTTAACCGTAGAAGAGCTAGACTTTCTCTTTGATGAAGAAGCTAATTCCATTGGAATGCTATTAGCACACCTGGCTTCGGTTGAAAGAACGTACCAGATTGTAACGTTTGAAAACCGGGACCTAACAGATGAAGAGGAAAGTGCTCTTAATCCTGCATTAGATTTAGGAAAAAATGCTAGAGATCAGATTAAAGGAAACCCGCTTGAATACTACCTTAAAAAATTAGAACAGGTGAGAAACGAGACGATTGCAACATTTAAAACGCTGCCAGACGAATGGCTATTTGAACAAGCGCCGTTTTGGTGGGATCGTCCTGCTAATAATTACTTTAAGTGGTTTCATGTGTTTGAGGATGAACTGAGTCACAGAGGGCAAATACGCCTGATTACAAAGATGTTTCGGAAGCGTAAGGAATCAATTAAATAG
- a CDS encoding histidine phosphatase family protein → MNLYVIRHGESEHNIDRTVMAHTHDSQHSLTDLGFHQVRKTAEFMKSLLNEKTVVYSSPYLRTIQTAQAVHTHLPEQVPFFENPLIREWELGNLYDFSNRPPEKKKEFKAAGQFYFRYENGESLADVYLRATMFMHTVIERVKRQQRYENVVIVTHAAFIQMLLTFLMNWPIEELTGFKPVENASVIKINENKGDYEYEKIFVPSVN, encoded by the coding sequence TTGAATTTATACGTAATCCGGCATGGGGAGTCTGAACATAATATTGATCGAACAGTGATGGCGCATACCCATGATTCACAGCATTCGTTGACGGATCTAGGGTTTCATCAAGTTCGAAAAACGGCTGAATTTATGAAATCCCTACTAAATGAAAAGACAGTGGTATACAGTTCTCCTTACTTACGGACGATTCAAACAGCGCAAGCAGTTCATACTCACTTGCCAGAACAGGTTCCTTTTTTCGAGAATCCTTTAATAAGAGAGTGGGAATTAGGGAATCTTTATGACTTTAGCAATCGCCCACCAGAGAAAAAGAAGGAATTCAAAGCAGCAGGCCAATTTTATTTTCGCTATGAAAATGGGGAGTCACTGGCCGATGTGTACTTACGCGCAACGATGTTCATGCACACCGTCATAGAGCGTGTAAAGCGGCAGCAACGGTATGAAAATGTTGTCATCGTCACGCACGCAGCTTTTATTCAGATGCTCCTAACCTTCCTGATGAATTGGCCAATAGAGGAATTAACTGGCTTTAAGCCCGTAGAAAATGCGTCGGTTATCAAAATAAACGAAAACAAAGGCGACTACGAGTATGAAAAGATTTTTGTTCCTTCAGTAAATTAA
- a CDS encoding MBL fold metallo-hydrolase produces the protein MLEKFHSKHFTLEKVRNGIYAAIAKEGGGAVGNAGFVDLGGQTLVFDTFNTQQAAEDLKKMAIQVTKRPVTWVINSHWHGDHIRGNQVFKESTIISSQSTYGKMKDLHPARIDKQKSDIQGLKNYIQSLKLKLGEAHDEKLQQQIHFLREMEVSLPTLELVLPHQTFTDEITFTGSERSARLFTLGGGHSHCDSVLYIPEEKVAFMGDLLFVNSQPSLFEESNPENWIQILRKLEEMDIETAIPGHGTVGTKGDFQKIIEYIENR, from the coding sequence ATGCTAGAAAAATTTCATAGCAAACATTTTACTCTCGAAAAAGTCCGGAACGGAATATATGCGGCCATCGCAAAAGAAGGCGGTGGTGCAGTCGGAAACGCCGGGTTTGTGGATTTAGGGGGTCAGACCCTTGTGTTTGATACCTTTAACACCCAACAAGCAGCGGAAGACTTAAAGAAAATGGCTATACAAGTAACGAAGCGGCCTGTCACATGGGTGATTAATAGTCATTGGCATGGAGACCACATCCGAGGGAACCAGGTTTTCAAGGAAAGTACCATTATTTCGAGTCAATCCACCTATGGAAAAATGAAGGACCTTCATCCTGCGAGAATTGATAAACAGAAAAGTGATATCCAAGGTCTTAAAAATTATATCCAGTCACTAAAGCTTAAATTAGGAGAGGCACACGATGAAAAATTACAGCAGCAGATTCATTTTTTACGCGAAATGGAAGTGTCTTTACCCACATTGGAATTAGTGTTACCTCATCAGACATTTACAGATGAAATCACTTTTACAGGAAGCGAAAGAAGCGCTCGTCTATTTACATTGGGTGGCGGTCATTCCCACTGTGATTCCGTCCTTTATATTCCAGAGGAAAAAGTAGCATTCATGGGTGATTTGTTATTTGTGAATTCACAGCCATCCCTGTTTGAGGAGTCAAATCCCGAGAACTGGATTCAGATTTTGAGGAAGTTAGAAGAAATGGATATTGAAACAGCCATTCCTGGACATGGAACAGTTGGAACAAAAGGGGATTTTCAAAAGATTATCGAATATATAGAGAATCGATAG
- a CDS encoding M20 family peptidase codes for MKKRKLASLIIVGLLLLFFIVTGFNALTLKSKQPSPMPVKTVINQDEAVAHLSKAITFKTVSYQDRSKFDFSEFTKFIDFLQETFPAVYKNLEFEKVNDYALVYKWKGSDSSKLPIGLTSHYDVVPVLTGTEANWEQDPFSGKVVDEKIWGRGTLDDKIGVIGILQAVDYLLAEGFKPDRDMYFMFGFDEEIGGDEGASAIVNTLKERGITFDYVLDEGGAIVENMVPGVKQPVGVVGISEKGSATAELTIEGSGGHSSQPKDHTNIGRISSAISKLEDTQFKGDLRGPGEDMFEFVAPEMSFGMKYVFANKGIFEPVIEKILLQQPASAALIRTTIAPTIFQAGEQYNALPEKASAIINLRVMPGDSLAAVKKFIEDTIDDEDIKVTITGTEASKVSSVDGWQFKSIQQAARNVYQDAVVAPYLMFAGSDARQYDSISKNTYRFLPVQITSEDLNRMHGTNEHVSIENYMNAIKFYVEVMKEANK; via the coding sequence ATGAAAAAGAGAAAGCTGGCTTCACTTATAATCGTTGGTTTATTACTTTTATTTTTTATTGTAACCGGTTTCAATGCACTAACTTTAAAATCAAAGCAACCCTCTCCTATGCCAGTCAAAACAGTGATTAACCAGGATGAAGCAGTCGCGCATCTATCAAAAGCCATCACGTTCAAAACCGTTTCCTACCAAGACCGCAGTAAATTTGATTTCAGTGAGTTTACTAAGTTTATTGATTTTTTACAGGAAACCTTTCCTGCCGTTTACAAAAACTTAGAATTTGAAAAAGTGAATGATTATGCCCTGGTCTATAAATGGAAAGGCAGTGATTCTAGCAAACTTCCCATCGGATTAACAAGCCATTATGATGTGGTCCCCGTGTTAACAGGAACCGAAGCCAATTGGGAGCAGGACCCTTTTAGCGGTAAGGTGGTCGACGAAAAGATTTGGGGCCGGGGGACATTGGATGACAAGATTGGCGTCATTGGTATTTTACAAGCAGTCGATTATCTATTAGCAGAGGGCTTCAAGCCGGACCGCGACATGTATTTCATGTTTGGGTTTGATGAGGAGATCGGCGGGGATGAAGGAGCGAGTGCTATTGTAAACACCTTAAAAGAGAGAGGAATTACGTTTGACTATGTGTTAGACGAAGGTGGGGCGATTGTCGAAAACATGGTGCCTGGTGTTAAGCAGCCAGTCGGCGTTGTCGGCATCTCAGAAAAAGGCTCTGCCACTGCAGAATTAACCATTGAAGGCAGTGGTGGACACTCGTCGCAGCCGAAGGATCATACCAATATCGGACGAATCTCCAGTGCCATCAGCAAATTAGAAGATACCCAGTTTAAAGGTGACCTGAGGGGTCCTGGAGAAGACATGTTTGAGTTTGTAGCACCCGAAATGAGCTTTGGAATGAAATATGTATTTGCCAACAAAGGAATTTTTGAACCGGTGATTGAAAAAATCTTATTGCAGCAGCCAGCATCCGCTGCCTTAATTCGAACCACCATTGCCCCCACCATTTTTCAAGCGGGTGAACAATACAATGCCTTGCCAGAAAAGGCTTCCGCCATTATTAACCTTCGGGTGATGCCTGGTGATTCTTTAGCCGCAGTGAAAAAATTCATTGAAGATACGATTGATGATGAAGATATTAAAGTGACGATCACTGGCACTGAAGCCTCCAAGGTATCATCAGTGGACGGCTGGCAATTTAAGTCGATACAGCAGGCAGCGAGAAATGTTTATCAAGATGCAGTGGTTGCGCCTTACTTAATGTTTGCGGGATCAGATGCACGGCAATATGACTCAATCTCAAAAAACACCTATCGTTTCTTGCCTGTACAAATTACTTCTGAGGATCTCAACCGGATGCATGGCACTAACGAGCATGTCAGCATCGAAAACTACATGAACGCCATTAAGTTTTATGTGGAAGTGATGAAAGAGGCAAATAAATAA
- a CDS encoding HXXEE domain-containing protein: MLEWLNTNLSIETVIWLFPLTFLLHDFEEIIFVEAWFQKNYAKVIKRVPLRARGLFEGMSHTTAARFSIPVVLQLVMYIIAAYLAVEQQLYGLVVGFNVLLFLHVFTHIGQSLFFRTYALGVGTAILITVPYSLYLFYRLLQDEIINFRDIVLNAPYGLVTIFIVFIGHRIAPKLLPSVKR; this comes from the coding sequence ATGTTGGAATGGCTTAATACGAATCTAAGTATAGAAACGGTCATTTGGTTATTTCCGCTTACATTTTTACTACATGATTTTGAAGAAATCATTTTTGTAGAAGCTTGGTTTCAGAAAAACTATGCTAAGGTAATCAAACGGGTACCATTAAGGGCAAGAGGCTTATTTGAGGGAATGTCACACACAACGGCAGCCAGATTTTCCATCCCTGTTGTATTGCAACTTGTCATGTATATAATCGCAGCTTATTTGGCAGTGGAGCAGCAATTATATGGGTTAGTGGTCGGATTTAATGTTCTCTTGTTTCTTCATGTATTCACGCATATTGGGCAGTCTCTCTTTTTTCGAACATATGCATTAGGTGTGGGGACGGCCATTTTGATCACCGTACCTTACTCACTATATCTATTTTACCGGCTTCTTCAGGATGAGATTATTAATTTTAGGGATATCGTTTTAAATGCTCCTTACGGTTTAGTCACGATTTTTATCGTATTCATCGGGCATAGAATAGCCCCTAAATTACTTCCTTCTGTAAAAAGATGA
- a CDS encoding LacI family DNA-binding transcriptional regulator, translated as MTNIRDLAKMAGVSVTTVSRVLNQHPYVSEEKRKAVLEAIEQTNYQQNINAVHLSMGKTFLVGVVVPYIDHPYFSLLVKGMASEALENNYKLVLFQTNYVEAKELEALQMLKQKQIDALIICSRKSNWTTISEHLPYGPIILCEDTRGKQISSTFVDHYKSFTTALNYLFEKGHHKIGYCIGRKSGTNSRHRENAFKDFVANHKLPYNPAYIFDHCLHFEDGERVIEKMTEMPDPPSALLVTSDEVAAGIVTCAQTREISIPGDLALIGFNNQPIAKMMKITTMEIPLVDIGRKLFLQGIDHNDQVSYQEIPVTLIERKTV; from the coding sequence ATGACAAACATTAGGGATCTCGCCAAAATGGCTGGCGTTTCTGTGACTACTGTGTCACGCGTGTTAAATCAGCACCCATATGTAAGTGAAGAAAAGCGAAAAGCGGTGTTAGAAGCCATCGAACAAACGAATTATCAGCAAAATATCAATGCGGTCCATTTAAGCATGGGGAAGACCTTTCTTGTAGGTGTCGTTGTTCCTTATATTGACCATCCCTATTTCTCTTTGCTGGTGAAGGGAATGGCAAGTGAGGCCTTGGAGAATAACTACAAACTTGTTCTCTTTCAAACGAACTACGTGGAGGCGAAGGAATTAGAGGCCTTACAAATGTTGAAACAAAAACAAATTGATGCACTAATCATTTGTTCTCGAAAATCCAACTGGACAACTATCTCAGAGCACCTTCCCTATGGACCCATTATTTTATGTGAAGATACGAGGGGAAAGCAAATTTCATCCACCTTTGTGGACCACTATAAAAGCTTCACGACTGCACTAAACTATTTGTTTGAAAAAGGGCATCACAAAATCGGGTATTGTATTGGTCGTAAATCGGGTACAAACAGTAGACACAGAGAAAACGCATTTAAAGATTTTGTAGCTAATCACAAGTTACCTTATAATCCAGCCTATATTTTTGACCACTGTTTGCATTTTGAGGATGGGGAACGAGTCATAGAGAAGATGACTGAGATGCCGGACCCGCCGTCCGCTCTGTTGGTGACCAGTGATGAGGTCGCAGCAGGTATTGTTACCTGTGCTCAGACTCGTGAAATATCTATACCTGGGGACCTGGCCCTTATCGGCTTCAACAACCAGCCGATTGCGAAAATGATGAAGATCACGACAATGGAAATACCGCTTGTGGATATTGGCAGAAAACTATTTCTTCAAGGTATAGACCACAATGACCAAGTTTCCTATCAAGAAATACCTGTTACCTTAATTGAACGTAAGACGGTTTAA